Proteins from a single region of Neomonachus schauinslandi chromosome 10, ASM220157v2, whole genome shotgun sequence:
- the CHCHD5 gene encoding coiled-coil-helix-coiled-coil-helix domain-containing protein 5 isoform X2 encodes MQAALEVTARYCGRELEQYGQCVAAKPESWQRDCHHLKMSIAQCTSSHPIIRQIRQACAEPFEAFEECLRQNEAAVGNCAEHVRRFLQCAEQVQPPRSPSAVEAKPLPAS; translated from the exons AT GCAGGCAGCCCTGGAGGTCACTGCTCGCTACTGTGGCCGGGAGCTGGAGCAATATGGCCAGTGTGTGGCGGCCAAGCCTGAGTCCTGGCAGCGGGACTGTCACCACCTTAAGATGAGTATTGCTCAATGCACGTCCTCCCA CCCAATCATCCGTCAGATCCGCCAGGCCTGTGCTGAGCCTTTTGAGGCCTTTGAGGAGTGTCTTCGACAGAATGAGGCAGCCGTGGGCAACTGTGCAGAGCATGTGCGCCGCTTCCTTCAGTGTGCCGAGCAGGTGCAGCCACCACGCTCACCCTCAGCGGTGGAG GCAAAGCCACTTCCTGCCTCCTGA
- the CHCHD5 gene encoding coiled-coil-helix-coiled-coil-helix domain-containing protein 5 isoform X3, translating into MSHRQAALEVTARYCGRELEQYGQCVAAKPESWQRDCHHLKSPIIRQIRQACAEPFEAFEECLRQNEAAVGNCAEHVRRFLQCAEQVQPPRSPSAVEAKPLPAS; encoded by the exons ATGTCCCACAGGCAGGCAGCCCTGGAGGTCACTGCTCGCTACTGTGGCCGGGAGCTGGAGCAATATGGCCAGTGTGTGGCGGCCAAGCCTGAGTCCTGGCAGCGGGACTGTCACCACCTTAAG AGCCCAATCATCCGTCAGATCCGCCAGGCCTGTGCTGAGCCTTTTGAGGCCTTTGAGGAGTGTCTTCGACAGAATGAGGCAGCCGTGGGCAACTGTGCAGAGCATGTGCGCCGCTTCCTTCAGTGTGCCGAGCAGGTGCAGCCACCACGCTCACCCTCAGCGGTGGAG GCAAAGCCACTTCCTGCCTCCTGA
- the CHCHD5 gene encoding coiled-coil-helix-coiled-coil-helix domain-containing protein 5 isoform X1 — protein sequence MSHRQAALEVTARYCGRELEQYGQCVAAKPESWQRDCHHLKMSIAQCTSSHPIIRQIRQACAEPFEAFEECLRQNEAAVGNCAEHVRRFLQCAEQVQPPRSPSAVEAKPLPAS from the exons ATGTCCCACAGGCAGGCAGCCCTGGAGGTCACTGCTCGCTACTGTGGCCGGGAGCTGGAGCAATATGGCCAGTGTGTGGCGGCCAAGCCTGAGTCCTGGCAGCGGGACTGTCACCACCTTAAGATGAGTATTGCTCAATGCACGTCCTCCCA CCCAATCATCCGTCAGATCCGCCAGGCCTGTGCTGAGCCTTTTGAGGCCTTTGAGGAGTGTCTTCGACAGAATGAGGCAGCCGTGGGCAACTGTGCAGAGCATGTGCGCCGCTTCCTTCAGTGTGCCGAGCAGGTGCAGCCACCACGCTCACCCTCAGCGGTGGAG GCAAAGCCACTTCCTGCCTCCTGA